A section of the Halopiger aswanensis genome encodes:
- the dph5 gene encoding diphthine synthase, which yields MLTFIGLGLYDERSITVEGQEALRNADRAYAEFYTSKLIGTTIDDLESYHDVEIEVRDRAGVEQEPDDILAAAEDEDVAFLTAGDTMISTTHVDLRLRAHDRGIETRVIHGVTAQTATSSLTGLQNYRFGKATTLPFPYAHGADGLPASVTETIDENREDGLHTVVYLDIKVGHERAEEDEYMTADRGAELLAEEYPDLVGVVVARAGSPDPLVEAGTMTDLADREFGDPLHLLVIPGDCHLLEADALVELAGADREQLDIV from the coding sequence ATGCTCACCTTCATCGGCCTCGGCCTCTACGACGAACGCTCGATCACCGTCGAGGGCCAGGAAGCGCTCCGAAACGCCGACCGCGCCTACGCTGAATTCTACACCAGCAAACTCATCGGGACGACGATCGACGACCTCGAGTCCTACCACGACGTCGAGATCGAGGTTCGAGATCGCGCCGGCGTCGAGCAGGAACCGGACGACATCCTCGCGGCCGCCGAGGACGAGGACGTGGCCTTTCTGACCGCCGGCGACACGATGATCTCGACGACCCACGTCGACCTCCGCTTGCGCGCCCACGACCGCGGGATCGAGACGCGCGTGATCCACGGCGTCACCGCCCAGACGGCGACCAGTTCGTTGACGGGGCTACAGAACTACCGGTTCGGCAAGGCGACGACGCTGCCGTTTCCCTACGCCCACGGCGCGGACGGTCTCCCGGCGAGCGTCACGGAGACGATCGACGAGAACCGCGAGGACGGACTGCACACGGTCGTCTACCTCGACATCAAGGTCGGGCACGAACGCGCCGAGGAGGACGAGTACATGACCGCCGATAGGGGCGCCGAACTGCTCGCCGAGGAGTACCCCGACCTCGTCGGCGTCGTCGTCGCCCGCGCCGGCAGCCCGGACCCGCTCGTCGAAGCTGGCACGATGACCGACCTCGCCGACCGCGAGTTCGGTGATCCGCTCCACCTCCTCGTGATTCCCGGCGACTGCCACCTGCTCGAGGCCGACGCGCTGGTCGAACTCGCCGGTGCGGACCGAGAGCAACTGGATATCGTCTGA